The Triticum aestivum cultivar Chinese Spring chromosome 7B, IWGSC CS RefSeq v2.1, whole genome shotgun sequence genome window below encodes:
- the LOC123159465 gene encoding protein FAR1-RELATED SEQUENCE 5 isoform X1, whose translation MDMQKNWQEDSRVITGENAGPSCSTWHQPAPMYLPSTSYTAYYAGGDTAIVPWQASQIAGGARHFGVTDHTRWPNAAQQEPTTTVNSGAGTSTAGSSERTEDVFHQPADCHAANNFESESGMAIIPAMPTSTPLNTSTSNTRVDGTAADTEANDETDDDAQEDEDGGQSEIVVPQPPYIGQRFGSFAEAKEYYQAYAKFHGFAVNTEYHRKIKKTNEYNRGEMRCHKARRNKKGKGVAPVVLERKRGIILKTGCPVRCKLNVDGATWVVNEYFDEHNHKLIKKFDLVKFLTAHRGFTPVERKFVKLLHDCNVGPSRMVQILSLIHSKKGTLSSMPYIPADVTNLQAKYHRESKLADIEATIAYFDVKAKEDPDFFYRIRLDDEDRVRNMYWVDGAARRAYKHF comes from the exons ATGGACATGCAAAAAAACTGGCAAGAGGACTCACGAGTTATCACGGGTGAAAATGCAGggccttcatgcagcacgtggcatcagccagcacccatgtacctgccatcgacgtcatacacag CGTATTACGCTGGTGGTGACACGGCAATCGTCCCGTGGCAAGCTTCACAAATTGCAGGTGGAGCACGACATTTTGGTGtcacagaccacacaagatggCCAAATGCAGCACAACAAG AACCTACAACTACAGTGAACAGCGGtgcggggacatctactgcggggagctctgagcgcacggaagacgtgttccaccagccagcagactgtcatgccgcaaacaatttcgagtcagagtcgggaatggcaatcattccagcaatgccgacgagcacccctttgaacacaagcactaGCAACACTCGAGTAGATGGAACTGCCGCCGATACTGAAGCGAATGATGAAACTGACGACGACGCACAAgaggatgaagatggtgggcaatccGAGATCGTGGTACCTCAGCCACCATACATTGGGCAGAGATTTGGATCGTTCGCAGAAGCAAAGGAATACTACCAGGCATACGCAAAGTTCCATggatttgcggtcaacaccgagtaccataggaaaattaagaaaactaatgAGTACAACAGAGGTGaaatgaggtgccacaaggcacggaggaacaagaaggggaaaggtgttgcgcctgtcgttcTGGAACGAAAGAGAGGCATCATTCTCAAGACGGggtgccctgtccggtgtaagctaaacgtagatggagcaACATGGGTGGTCAATGagtattttgacgagcacaaccacaaactcataaagaagttcgacctggtgaaatttctgaccgcccacagagggttcacccccgtcgaaaggaaattcgtaaagctgctacatgattgtaacgtcggtccatcaagaatggtacagatactatctctcatccacagcaaaaaggggactctgagtagcatgccgtacataccagctgacgtcacaaacctacaggccaagtaccatagagagagcaagttggcagACATAGAGGCCACAATAGCCTACTTCGATGTGAAAGcaaaggaagatccagatttcttctacaggataaggttggacgatgaggaccgtgtcaggaacatgtattgggtggatggtgctgcaaggagagcctacaaacatttctga
- the LOC123159465 gene encoding uncharacterized protein isoform X2, protein MGKPSQSVLLLLAAALLFPLARSDAASPIDATYDELRSRGFPHGLLRAHVTLDAGSGDFAVDLVSSGCRIVLPAYFCLTRRPVAVGFDRSLHHDEFMGSLLHALSGHVEELLGRVVVDPAATCLVADPFFVWPVTLATKLGIAYVTEPALIFNLYYHVHLLSKNGHFGCNEPTTTVNSGAGTSTAGSSERTEDVFHQPADCHAANNFESESGMAIIPAMPTSTPLNTSTSNTRVDGTAADTEANDETDDDAQEDEDGGQSEIVVPQPPYIGQRFGSFAEAKEYYQAYAKFHGFAVNTEYHRKIKKTNEYNRGEMRCHKARRNKKGKGVAPVVLERKRGIILKTGCPVRCKLNVDGATWVVNEYFDEHNHKLIKKFDLVKFLTAHRGFTPVERKFVKLLHDCNVGPSRMVQILSLIHSKKGTLSSMPYIPADVTNLQAKYHRESKLADIEATIAYFDVKAKEDPDFFYRIRLDDEDRVRNMYWVDGAARRAYKHF, encoded by the exons ATGGGGAAACCATCCCAATCTGTCCTTCTGCTCCTCGCGGCGGCCCTCCTCTTCCCGCTCGCCCGCTCCGACGCCGCCAGCCCTATCGACGCCACGTACGACGAGCTCCGCAGCCGTGGCTTCCCGCACGGCCTGCTCCGGGCCCACGTCACGCTCGACGCTGGTTCGGGGGACTTCGCCGTAGATCTCGTCTCCTCCGGCTGCCGCATCGTTCTGCCTGCATACTTCTGCCTGACACGGAGGCCCGTGGCCGTGGGGTTCGACCGGTCGCTGCACCACGACGAGTTCATGGGCTCGCTGCTCCACGCACTCTCCGGGCACGTCGAGGAGCTGCTCGGCCGCGTCGTCGTCGACCCGGCCGCGACGTGCCTTGTCGCTGACCCCTTCTTCGTGTGGCCGGTGACGCTGGCCACGAAGTTGGGCATCGCGTACGTGACGGAGCCCGCGCTCATCTTCAACCTCTACTACCACGTCCACCTGCTCAGCAAGAACGGACACTTCGGATGCAACG AACCTACAACTACAGTGAACAGCGGtgcggggacatctactgcggggagctctgagcgcacggaagacgtgttccaccagccagcagactgtcatgccgcaaacaatttcgagtcagagtcgggaatggcaatcattccagcaatgccgacgagcacccctttgaacacaagcactaGCAACACTCGAGTAGATGGAACTGCCGCCGATACTGAAGCGAATGATGAAACTGACGACGACGCACAAgaggatgaagatggtgggcaatccGAGATCGTGGTACCTCAGCCACCATACATTGGGCAGAGATTTGGATCGTTCGCAGAAGCAAAGGAATACTACCAGGCATACGCAAAGTTCCATggatttgcggtcaacaccgagtaccataggaaaattaagaaaactaatgAGTACAACAGAGGTGaaatgaggtgccacaaggcacggaggaacaagaaggggaaaggtgttgcgcctgtcgttcTGGAACGAAAGAGAGGCATCATTCTCAAGACGGggtgccctgtccggtgtaagctaaacgtagatggagcaACATGGGTGGTCAATGagtattttgacgagcacaaccacaaactcataaagaagttcgacctggtgaaatttctgaccgcccacagagggttcacccccgtcgaaaggaaattcgtaaagctgctacatgattgtaacgtcggtccatcaagaatggtacagatactatctctcatccacagcaaaaaggggactctgagtagcatgccgtacataccagctgacgtcacaaacctacaggccaagtaccatagagagagcaagttggcagACATAGAGGCCACAATAGCCTACTTCGATGTGAAAGcaaaggaagatccagatttcttctacaggataaggttggacgatgaggaccgtgtcaggaacatgtattgggtggatggtgctgcaaggagagcctacaaacatttctga